The genomic segment TTATAGCCAGTGCCGCTACACTTTTGACAGCCTGAGCCATGCATTACTTTGAAAGTGTCAATTTCAGCAGGAGTCAAGCCAACTCCCAGCAGGACTTCCGGCTTTACTTCCATTTCCTGTTTGCAACCTTCGCAAACGCGACGTGCAAGACGCTGCGCCACCACAATATTAATCGATGAAGCAACAAGGAATGGTTCAACACCCATGTTGAGTAAGCGGTTAATTGTTGCTGGGGCATCGTTAGTGTGCAGAGTTGAGAGCACTAAGTGTCCAGTTAACGAAGCTTTAATGGCAATTTCTGCAGTTTCATAGTCTCGAATTTCACCGACCATGATAATA from the bacterium genome contains:
- the tadA gene encoding Flp pilus assembly complex ATPase component TadA — its product is AEDPVEFNLLGINQVQMHDDIGLNFAAALRSFLRQDPDIIMVGEIRDYETAEIAIKASLTGHLVLSTLHTNDAPATINRLLNMGVEPFLVASSINIVVAQRLARRVCEGCKQEMEVKPEVLLGVGLTPAEIDTFKVMHGSGCQKCSGTGYKGRVALYECMAMTEELKEFVLNGASAAEIKREAIRGGMMTLRRSGLNFLKLGVTTIEEVLRVTVADN